Genomic DNA from Acidimicrobiales bacterium:
CATCTGGGGGCACTGGCCGGTGATCGTCGCCACGCTCGTGTGGCTCCACGAACGGCATCGCTATCACTACCTGCTGCTGCGCAACGCCATGTTCATCTCGGGCGCCATCGGTCTCCTGATCTTCGTCTCCTATCCTGTCGCCCCGCCACGACTGATCGGCGCCGGATTCGTCGACACCGTCACCGAGATGTCGACGTCGTACCGGCTGCTGCAGCCGCCCAGCCTGGTCAACAAGTACGCCGCGATCCCCAGTCTGCACGTCGGATGGAATCTGCTCGTGGGCATCGCCCTGTGGCGGGTCGGTACGACGTGGCGCCATCGGGTGATCGCGTCGGCGAGCCCTGTGCTGATGACGGCGGCGGTGCTGATGACGGCGAACCACTACTTGCTCGATGCCGTGGCCGGCGCCATCGTTGCCCTGATCGGGCTGCTCATCGCCCTACGCGTCACGCTGCCATTGGCAACTCGACACTGAAAAGGACATCCGGCCCTCCCGCATGCCGGCATCGTCGGCCATCGTGTGAAGGCGGAGGACCTGATGACCATCACCGACGAACGACGTTGCGAGCTGTGCGGCGACCGCGTCGACCTCTCGCCTGGCCGCTGGATCGAACTTCGACACACACGACCGGCCGACGCTCCGGGGCTGGCGGCGCTCTACGCCCGCCTCCGCCCCGAAGACATCTACCGGCGGTTCTTCACGACCACGGCGCCCGTGTCGCCGTGGTTCGAGAACTGGGCCGACATCGAGTCGAAGGGCGGGTTCGGCCTCATCGCCGTTCGCCACGGCGACGGCGACGGCGACGGGGACGGGGACGGCGAGCAGATCATCGCCGAAGCCGGCTACGCCAAACTCTGCGACGGCGACGGAGAGCTCGGCATCGCCGTCGATCCGGCGGCGAGGGGTTGGCTTGGCCCGTGGCTACTCGATGCGCTGCTCCGCCACGCTGCAGCCAGGGGCGTTCCGAACATCCAGGCGTTGGTGCTCTCGGACAACCGACGGATGGCAGCCATGGCAAACGCGCGGGGGGTGGCCACCATGAGCTCCGACGACTGGTCGACCACTCGGGTGTCGATGAGCACGACCGGGCGAGTCCCGTCATGGCCGGCTCAGAAAGAAACGGAGCGAACCGAGCGCAAGCCGCGCCTCCTCGTCGAGTCGGAGCGGTCACGCTGGCCCGGATCGCTCGACGCCATCGCCGCCGGTTTCGACGTGATGGTCTGCCGTGGCCCCGATGCCACTGCGCACGGCTGCCCGGTCGTGCGCGGTACGCCGTGCCCGCTGGTCGAGGGCGCCGACGTGGTGGTGCGGGTCCTCGATCCGGCGAAGCCGTCGACCGCAGCGCTCGTGCTCGAGACGCCCGTCGTTCATCCCAGCCTTCGCCTGGTCGACGGCTACCACCGTGACCCGGCGACGCATGAGCTCACACGTCGACCGGTGACCGAGCTGATCGAGGAGGCAACGGCCTCGCTCTCCGGGATCGCGCCGGCGACCGACGAGCAGCAGGTGTCTCAACCCATCGACGACTGATGCCCGACGGGGTGCACGATCATCACGGGGACGGTGGCCCGCTCGACCAGCCCCATGCTGGTACTCCCGAAGCGTTGACGGACCGCACCGGTGCCAGCATGGGTGGTGGCGACGAGCATCGCGGCGTGGCGCCGAGCCGCAAGGTCGACCAGCTCGTCGATCGCTTCCTCGCCATGCACGATCTCCCATGCCACCGGCGCCGGCTGATCGACCAGGCCATCGGCCAGCTCGCGCAGATACGAGCTTTCCGACACTCGTTGACCTCGTTCCTTGAGATGTTCGATGTGTTCGAGGGTGGCCGTCGGGATCACGGTCACGACTCGAACGGCCGTCTCGGCGGCGGCCGCCAACGCCAGACCGACCGCAACACCGTCCTCGGCCAGGCGAGTTCCGTCGAGCGCGACGATCACCTCGCCGGAGGCGTGGTAGCCCCGGGCACGAGGACCGATCAGGAGGAGCGGCGCCGATCGTCGCTGGACCAGACGTTCGGCGACCGAATCGTCGCCAAGCCATTGGCTGGCGTGGTCGGTGGCGAGGACGACCAATGTGTCACTGCCAGCCGCTTCGGCAATGGCGATGGCCACGTCCTCGTGGTCGAAGGCCTCGGTCTCGATCGTGACGGCAGGATGGTGGCGTCGAAGGTCGATCGCCATGTCGGCCACGGCGGACGGCGGGGCGTCGGCATCGCCATCGAGGGCGCCGATGTGGAGCAATGTGACCGGCAGGTCCCAGTCCTCGGCCAACTGCAGTGCCACACCGACTCCCCGATCAGATCGTTGATCGGCCATCACGGGCACGAGCAGCTGAGCGACCTCGTTGCGGTCGAACAGCCGAGGTGGTTGAGCGGACGTCGTGGCATTCATCGGGCACCCCCGGAGTTGTGGTGCCATCCATCCAAGCGGCGATCGCTCCCCCCGCCCAGGGACCTTGGCCCCTCCCCTCCTTTCTCGGAGCGTCGGACAATCGAGCAGAGGGCAGATCGAAACCGGACCCGCCGGCGAGCCGGGGGACGCAGAGGAGATGGTGATGACTACGAACCACGAGCACGACGCCGCCGGGCGCATGGCGATCGAGGTGGTGTCGTCCGCGGACTTCGACCAGACCGTGGCGGCGTGCCGCGACGCTCTGGCCGAAGAGGGCTTTGGCGTGCTCACCGAGATCGACATGGCGGCCACGCTCACGAAGAAGCTGGGCGGGGAGCACGAGCCCTATCTCATCCTCGGCGCGTGCCACCCGCCGAGCGCGCAGCAGTTGATCGGCACCTACCCGGCGCTGGGAGTGCTCCTGCCGTGCAACGTCATCGTCTCCCGCGAGAACGACGAGACGATCGTGCGGGCCATGGACCCTGCTGCCGTCGTGGCGGCGGTGCTGCGCTCGGCGCCCGACGCCGAGATGGATGACGTGGTCGTCATCGAAACCATCGCGGATGACATCGCCGGAAGGCTACGGAGCGCGCTCGCACGCCTGTGACGGGACGTCTCCGAGTTGAGAACTGCTTCCACCTCGAGAACGGAGAAGATCATGAAGCTCGACACCATCGTCGTCGGGTTCGACGGTTCGCCGACGGCATTGCGCGCCCTCGACACCGCAGCCCAGCTCGTCGCCGACACCGGCGTGGTCCACGTCGTCACTGCGTTCCGCCTGCCTTCGGCGGGCGACACCGCCGGCCTTCTGGCGCAGATGCCCGAGGAATTTCGCATCAACTACAACCCGACCGCAGCACCCGAGGCCGATCTGCTGCGGGCTGCCACGTTCCTCGCCGACCGCAAGGTCGACTGTCAGCCACACCTCGTTGACGACCATCCGGCGTCGGCGATCCTCGACATCGCCGATCAGGTCGATGCGCAGCTGATCATCGTGGGCAGCCGGGGCATGAGCCGCTCGACGAGGTTCCTGCGAGGCAGCGTGTCGACCCGGATCGCCAGTCACAGCGCCCGCAGCTTCATGGTCGTGCACGACGAAGAGTGAACTGGTGCTCGGGACAGAAAGAGGAGGCCCCCTGGTCATGCCCTCGAATGACCAGGGGACCTCGTGGTGACGGTCAGCGGCTGCGACCGTTCACGATGCAGGCACGATGAGGAGCGGGCAGGTGAGGTGGTGCACGGCATAGGTCGTCACCGAGCCGAGAAGCAGCCCCTTGAAGCCCCCGAGCCCGCGCGACCCGAGGACGACCATCTCCGCCGGACCGTCATCGCCGCCCTCGGCGGCCTTGATGATCTCGGCGCCGGAGTGCCCGAGGCTGGAGGTGGCCGTGACCGGCACGGGAAACCCACCCTCATAGCGGGACTCGAGTTCTGCCATTTCCGTGGTGAGGAACTCCTCGCCCGCATCCCGTAGGGCGTCGAGCTCGATCACGGCACCGAACTCCGTGCCCATCACGGCGGGCAGGGGGACCGCATGCACGGCGACGATGCTGGCGTTGCGCCACTCGGCTTCACGGACCGCTTCGGCGAACGCCGCCCGCGAGGTCAGCGAGCCATCCAAACCAACGACGATATATCCCATGATCAGCTCCTTCTCCTTGCTCCGATCCGTGCGTGCTTCGGGGTGCACCGATCACGCGGTCAACGACTCCCACCCTGCTTCTCGTTCGGCCATGCGACCGGCCAACGCCGCCACCTCGGCCCGTCGCGCCATCCCGAGCTTGCCGAGCAAGCGCGAGACGTAGTTCTTCACGGTCTTCTCGGCGAGGATCATCTCGATGCCGATCTGTCGGTTCGACCAGCCCTTGCCGATGAGTTCGACGATCTGACGCTCCTGGTCGCTGAGCGCCGAGACCGCCGGGCCCTCCTCGCTGACGACGGCCTTCGCTGCTTCGTCCACCTCGGACGGATCGAGCAATCGGGCGCCGCCCGCCACTGCCCGAACGGTGTCGATGATGTCGGCGGCACTGAGGCTCTTGTGGCAGAACCCCACCGCACCGGCCACCGCGGCTTCAACCAGTACCCGTTGGTCATCGATCGAGGTGAGCATCACCGATGCGACCCCGGGATGACGCTTGCTGACGTGTCGGCAGACGTTGAGGCCACATCCTTCGGCGAGCCGCACATCGAGCACGGCGACATCGGGCTGGAGACGGTCGATCCGTCGGATCGCTTCGCGTTCGGTGGCCGCCGTGCCGACGACCACCATGTCGGGCTCGGCGTCGATCAGGTCGACGAGACCGCGAACGACGACGTCGTGGTCGTCGAGGACGAACACACCGATGGTCGGTGCTTCGCCCGAGGCCTCTCGTGCACTCGCAGTCCTTGGTGTCATGTGACGAGCGTCCCGCGTCGAGATCCACGGTCGATACCTCGATCGTCAACATCCGATCAAACTCGTCGAGGGCCGCTGGACCCTGGTCCTGGCCTCGACCGGGACCGAGACTGATGCTGCTCGAACGACTCGACCGACAAGGTGCCGAGTCGACATCGACGAGTGAGGTGACGTTCCATGGCTGTGTTCTCGACGATCGCCGTCGGCTTCGATGGCTCCAACGGATCGCAGGCCGCCCTGCGCTGGGCCGAGGTGCTGTCGGAACGGACGCACGCACCGCTGGCGGTCCTGAGTGCCTTCACCCAGCCGCCGGCCGAAATGACGGTCGCGCTGCACGACGACCTGCTGGATGACTATCGACGCTCACTTCGCGAGCACGGCGTCGACCAGTCGCTGCCGGTGTACATCGCCGACGGCGACCCCCGCCAGGTGCTTTCCACCACGGCGGCAACCCGCGAGTACGGCCTGCTGGTCCTCGGCCGGGCGGGCCGAGGCAGCGAACCAGGCTTCTTCCACGTCGGCAGCGTGGTCGAGTACGTCGCACACCACACGAACACACCGCTCGCCGTGATCCCCCTCGACGCAGTGTTGAACGATGAGCCGGGTCCGGTGGTGCTCGGGCTCGACGGATCGCGAGAGTCCGCGGGTGCTGCCGAACTGGCCGCCCAGGTCGCCGAGGGCTTGGGCGTCGAGGTCGTCGCCGTCCACGCCCGCCTACCGCACCAGGGTCACGACCGAGTCTCGGCCTTGGCTCGGCTCGATGAGGCCGAACGCCAGCGTCTCGATCAGTGGTCGGAACCGCTGAAGGATTGTGGGATCACGACCACCGCCGTGTCGGTCGTCAACACCGATCCGGCCGCTGCGGTGCTCGATCTGGCACACGAGAAGAAGGCGTCGGTGGTCGTCATCGGCACTCGCGGCACGGGCGGATTCAGCGGTCTCCGGTTCGGCGGCCAGGCCATGCGCACACTGCACCGCGCCGCGTTGCCGCTGATCCTGGTGCCGCCACGCCGGAGCGAACCGGCGGCTTAAGGAGGTGCGCGGAGAGGGCGACGAAGGAGCCCTTGACGTGCACCGACCCAGAAGCCCAGCCTGGTTGTTTCGCCGACGAAGGAGGCGAATCGCAGTGCAACGTCTCGCCTCTCCGCCCTGCCTGAGACCTACTCGTCGTCGGCTAGTAGCGCCGCCAGCAGATCGAGGCTGCTGAGGATGCCGACCGTCGCCGCCCCTCGAACGACGAGGAGGTGGTGGACTCGCTGCTCGAGCATGTAGCGAGCGGCCTCACCGACCTCGCTCTCGGCGTCGATGGTGTACGGCACCGAGGTCATCACGCTCGACACCGGATCCTCGTCCGGCCAGTCGTCAACGAGATCCGTGCTCGTGACCAGGCCGGCGACGCTGCCGCTGGCCACGACCGGCAAGGCGTGGATCCCGAGGGTGAGCATGAGGTCGCGGGCCCGACCGATGGGGTCGTCGGGTCCGATCACGACCGGTTCGATCGTCATGACCTCCTCGATGCGCCTGCGGTCGTGTGCTCGATGCTCCATGCGTCGATCTCAGCCCATGGTGCGTCCTCGGCGACAGAGCAACAGGTCACCTCCGATGCCGGACCTGACGCCGACCCCAACCCGACCCCGACCAAAGACCCTGTCCACGCAGGTCGTCGGCAAGGTACAACTGAGCTGTCGGAGGATTTGGTCTCCGATGTGCTTCCACTTCTGTGAGGAGGCGACATGGCCCCCAACGCACCACCGTCCCCCGGACCGATGCTCGACGACGCACGAAGCGCCGATGACTCGCCACGGGCACAAGTCCTGGTCGTCGACGACGACGACGAACTCCGATCCATCGTCGGAGCGGAGCTGACCGACCACCACTTCGAAGTGATCGGCACCTCGAACGGACATCGCGCCCTCGACATCATCCGCTCCCGGCCGCCAGACCTCGTCGTGCTCGATCTCGGTCTGCCCGACATGAGCGGCCTCGATCTGCTCCGCACCGTTCGCCAGATGGGCTCGCTCCCGGTGATCATCTTGTCGGGGTGGGACTCCGAAGCCGACCGTGTGGTCGGACTCGAGATGGGCGCTGACGACTACGTCGTCAAGCCCTTCTCGTCTCGCGAGCTTGCGGCTCGGGTCAAGACCGTGTTGCGGCGAGCCGAGGCGATGCCCGAGCACGCACCCCCGACCCGGCTCGACTTCGACCGCCTCGTGATCGACCTTGCGGCACGCGACGTACGAGTCGACGACGAGTACATCGACCTGACCGCCAAGGAGTTCGACCTGTTGGCCTTCCTCGCCGAATCGCCTCGCCAGGTGTTTTCCCGAGCCCAGTTGCTCCGCCGGGTGTGGAGCTCCGATCCCGAGTGGCAGAGCCCATCCACGGTCGCCGAACACATCCACCGGCTTCGC
This window encodes:
- a CDS encoding phosphatase PAP2 family protein, encoding MRAPTTRPSDKSFDAAVTEASVDEPVAEEPRSDELTITDEPVVIDDDRDGAEPELPEVNGWIELAKQSLLVGLAVLFYFAVRGITEGSAATAIQHGRDIMALEQRLGIALEPASQDHLASHRTLTTLANWVYIWGHWPVIVATLVWLHERHRYHYLLLRNAMFISGAIGLLIFVSYPVAPPRLIGAGFVDTVTEMSTSYRLLQPPSLVNKYAAIPSLHVGWNLLVGIALWRVGTTWRHRVIASASPVLMTAAVLMTANHYLLDAVAGAIVALIGLLIALRVTLPLATRH
- a CDS encoding universal stress protein, with translation MNATTSAQPPRLFDRNEVAQLLVPVMADQRSDRGVGVALQLAEDWDLPVTLLHIGALDGDADAPPSAVADMAIDLRRHHPAVTIETEAFDHEDVAIAIAEAAGSDTLVVLATDHASQWLGDDSVAERLVQRRSAPLLLIGPRARGYHASGEVIVALDGTRLAEDGVAVGLALAAAAETAVRVVTVIPTATLEHIEHLKERGQRVSESSYLRELADGLVDQPAPVAWEIVHGEEAIDELVDLAARRHAAMLVATTHAGTGAVRQRFGSTSMGLVERATVPVMIVHPVGHQSSMG
- a CDS encoding DUF302 domain-containing protein; the encoded protein is MTTNHEHDAAGRMAIEVVSSADFDQTVAACRDALAEEGFGVLTEIDMAATLTKKLGGEHEPYLILGACHPPSAQQLIGTYPALGVLLPCNVIVSRENDETIVRAMDPAAVVAAVLRSAPDAEMDDVVVIETIADDIAGRLRSALARL
- a CDS encoding universal stress protein → MKLDTIVVGFDGSPTALRALDTAAQLVADTGVVHVVTAFRLPSAGDTAGLLAQMPEEFRINYNPTAAPEADLLRAATFLADRKVDCQPHLVDDHPASAILDIADQVDAQLIIVGSRGMSRSTRFLRGSVSTRIASHSARSFMVVHDEE
- a CDS encoding universal stress protein, with amino-acid sequence MGYIVVGLDGSLTSRAAFAEAVREAEWRNASIVAVHAVPLPAVMGTEFGAVIELDALRDAGEEFLTTEMAELESRYEGGFPVPVTATSSLGHSGAEIIKAAEGGDDGPAEMVVLGSRGLGGFKGLLLGSVTTYAVHHLTCPLLIVPAS
- a CDS encoding response regulator transcription factor; amino-acid sequence: MTPRTASAREASGEAPTIGVFVLDDHDVVVRGLVDLIDAEPDMVVVGTAATEREAIRRIDRLQPDVAVLDVRLAEGCGLNVCRHVSKRHPGVASVMLTSIDDQRVLVEAAVAGAVGFCHKSLSAADIIDTVRAVAGGARLLDPSEVDEAAKAVVSEEGPAVSALSDQERQIVELIGKGWSNRQIGIEMILAEKTVKNYVSRLLGKLGMARRAEVAALAGRMAEREAGWESLTA
- a CDS encoding universal stress protein yields the protein MAVFSTIAVGFDGSNGSQAALRWAEVLSERTHAPLAVLSAFTQPPAEMTVALHDDLLDDYRRSLREHGVDQSLPVYIADGDPRQVLSTTAATREYGLLVLGRAGRGSEPGFFHVGSVVEYVAHHTNTPLAVIPLDAVLNDEPGPVVLGLDGSRESAGAAELAAQVAEGLGVEVVAVHARLPHQGHDRVSALARLDEAERQRLDQWSEPLKDCGITTTAVSVVNTDPAAAVLDLAHEKKASVVVIGTRGTGGFSGLRFGGQAMRTLHRAALPLILVPPRRSEPAA
- a CDS encoding CBS domain-containing protein, with the protein product MTIEPVVIGPDDPIGRARDLMLTLGIHALPVVASGSVAGLVTSTDLVDDWPDEDPVSSVMTSVPYTIDAESEVGEAARYMLEQRVHHLLVVRGAATVGILSSLDLLAALLADDE
- a CDS encoding response regulator transcription factor, yielding MAPNAPPSPGPMLDDARSADDSPRAQVLVVDDDDELRSIVGAELTDHHFEVIGTSNGHRALDIIRSRPPDLVVLDLGLPDMSGLDLLRTVRQMGSLPVIILSGWDSEADRVVGLEMGADDYVVKPFSSRELAARVKTVLRRAEAMPEHAPPTRLDFDRLVIDLAARDVRVDDEYIDLTAKEFDLLAFLAESPRQVFSRAQLLRRVWSSDPEWQSPSTVAEHIHRLRRKIEPNPSDPRWIHTMRGAGYRFVP